In Gossypium arboreum isolate Shixiya-1 chromosome 5, ASM2569848v2, whole genome shotgun sequence, a single genomic region encodes these proteins:
- the LOC108451675 gene encoding protein IQ-DOMAIN 3-like: protein MGKKRDWFWFVKKALTPESKKDQKESSKSKKKWQSKTKDSGPAVPLPQETETETKTEEPELPPPADAKPAEAENEPKKHTYFVALATAMAAAAAVAASKATAEAVRVASLQRILSERTAATKIQTAFRGYLARRALPELRRSERLKSMIEGQSVKEQAKTALRCMQTKGGLQSRIRRMRFRMLEENQILHHHLQQKRHKEHDKFNASMGGEWHDGRKSKEQSEAIKQYKQEAAMRRERGLAYAFTRQRSWKVTSKAANQTLMDQNTPHWGWSWLERWMAARPWDIPCSSTNNASVNTLASSSISNNDNKPSPTPSKPTPPPPSKIPSFSSLSSQIRQPSPRGTRPGGYECSTPDRDRRRQSSIGGFSSAKDDKSVGSSAEKAPSWMKQVRTSQLSSSLRHDRILEKGVAGIAKKRLSFPATAGKVRI, encoded by the exons ATGGGCAAAAAAAGAGATTGGTTTTGGTTTGTGAAGAAAGCTTTGACCCCTGAGTCCAAGAAAGATCAG AAGGAAAGttcaaaatcaaagaaaaaatggCAAAGCAAAACCAAGGATTCCGGGCCTGCAGTTCCTTTGCCTCAAGAAACTGAAACGGAAACAAAAACTGAAGAGCCTGAACTTCCTCCCCCTGCAGATGCCAAACCAGCGGAAGCTGAAAATGAGCCTAAAAAACACACCTACTTCGTCGCTCTTGCCACCGCTATGGCTGCTGCCGCCGCGGTCGCAGCTTCTAAGGCGACTGCTGAGGCTGTTCGCGTCGCTTCTTTACAACGCATATTGTCGGAGAGAACGGCTGCTACCAAGATTCAAACTGCATTTCGCGGATACTTG GCTCGGAGGGCATTGCCAGAATTGAGAAGGTCGGAGAGATTGAAATCAATGATAGAAGGGCAATCCGTGAAAGAGCAAGCAAAAACTGCATTAAGATGCATGCAAACAAAGGGTGGACTGCAGTCCCGGATTCGTCGAATGAGGTTTAGAATGTTGGAAGAGAACCAAATTCTTCATCACCACCTTCAACAGAAACGCCACAAAGAGCATGACAAGTTTAATGCCTCT ATGGGAGGAGAGTGGCATGATGGTAGAAAGTCGAAGGAGCAATCTGAAGCAATAAAGCAGTACAAGCAAGAAGCTGCTATGCGAAGGGAAAGAGGTTTAGCTTATGCCTTCACTCGCCAG CGATCATGGAAGGTCACTTCTAAAGCAGCGAATCAAACATTAATGGATCAAAATACTCCCCATTGGGGATGGAGTTGGTTAGAGCGATGGATGGCAGCTCGACCGTGGGATATCCCATGCTCATCAACTAACAACGCCTCCGTCAACACTTTGGCGTCCTCTTCCATCTCTAACAACGATAATAAGCCATCTCCAACACCCTCAAAACCAACCCCTCCTCCTCCGTCCAAGATACCTTCCTTTTCATCACTTTCCAGTCAAATTAGACAGCCAAGTCCAAGGGGGACACGGCCAGGAGGCTACGAGTGCTCGACACCGGATCGTGACCGGAGACGACAAAGCAGCATTGGAGGTTTTTCATCGGCGAAAGATGATAAGAGCGTTGGAAGCTCGGCGGAGAAGGCGCCGTCGTGGATGAAGCAAGTCAGGACGTCCCAGTTGTCGAGTTCTTTGAGGCATGATAGGATACTGGAGAAGGGAGTGGCCGGCATTGCGAAGAAGCGGCTCTCGTTCCCTGCAACGGCAGGTAAGGTAAGAATATAA